The following coding sequences are from one Paracoccus zhejiangensis window:
- a CDS encoding ArdC family protein translates to MAQFDVYQHVTDQIIASIEDGTPVWRKPWTGDQGGIPFPRRSTGEFYRGINILMLWARAAEQGYRSAHWFTYRQAQEAGAQVRKGEKSATVVKYGTVDRTDAETGEEKTISYAKAYRVFNADQIDGLPEDFQAKPIEAPRDLGTETDPALDAFFDATGIERRTSERPEAFYDVAGDFIHMPPVATFHDAAGYYATLAHEACHAAGAVHRLDRFTRFNGRTDRAFEELVAEIGSAMVCAQIGVTPDFGQTAAYVESWLRALKSEKRFIFKAATEAQKAADWLMRSAPADLSEQEVAA, encoded by the coding sequence ATGGCCCAGTTCGATGTTTACCAGCATGTCACAGACCAGATCATTGCCAGCATCGAGGATGGCACCCCGGTCTGGCGGAAGCCATGGACCGGCGATCAGGGCGGCATTCCCTTTCCCCGCCGCAGCACCGGCGAGTTTTATCGTGGTATCAATATCCTGATGCTCTGGGCGCGGGCCGCTGAACAGGGCTATCGCAGCGCCCATTGGTTTACCTATCGTCAGGCGCAGGAGGCAGGCGCGCAGGTCCGCAAGGGCGAGAAATCCGCAACGGTCGTGAAGTATGGCACCGTTGATCGCACTGATGCCGAGACCGGCGAAGAAAAGACCATCAGCTATGCCAAAGCCTATCGCGTCTTCAATGCTGACCAAATCGACGGCTTGCCCGAAGACTTTCAGGCCAAGCCCATCGAGGCCCCGCGCGATCTCGGCACCGAAACCGATCCGGCACTTGACGCCTTCTTTGATGCGACCGGCATCGAGCGGCGCACAAGCGAGCGACCCGAAGCCTTCTATGATGTGGCGGGCGATTTCATTCACATGCCGCCCGTCGCGACGTTTCATGACGCAGCCGGATATTATGCCACGCTGGCGCATGAAGCCTGTCACGCCGCTGGCGCGGTGCATCGGCTGGATCGTTTCACCCGGTTCAATGGACGCACGGATCGGGCGTTCGAGGAACTGGTGGCCGAAATCGGCAGCGCCATGGTCTGCGCGCAGATCGGCGTGACACCGGATTTCGGGCAGACGGCAGCCTATGTCGAAAGCTGGTTGCGGGCGTTGAAATCCGAGAAGCGGTTCATCTTCAAGGCCGCGACCGAGGCACAGAAAGCCGCCGATTGGCTGATGCGCAGCGCGCCAGCTGACCTCAGCGAACAGGAGGTGGCCGCCTGA
- a CDS encoding KTSC domain-containing protein: MAWEEFPQFDSSNIQAIRYDPDQMLLEVTFKNGGIYEYFDVDARVIEEFKASDTMGGFLAKRIKGHYRYSKV, encoded by the coding sequence ATGGCTTGGGAAGAGTTTCCTCAATTCGACTCGTCCAACATACAGGCGATCCGTTACGATCCCGACCAGATGCTGCTTGAGGTCACCTTCAAGAATGGTGGAATCTACGAGTACTTTGACGTCGATGCGCGAGTGATCGAGGAATTCAAGGCGTCCGACACCATGGGCGGCTTCCTAGCAAAGCGCATCAAGGGCCACTACCGCTACAGCAAAGTTTGA
- a CDS encoding ATP-binding protein, with the protein MTRSGPGDATVIGAVQDVSGTSVSVTLRADRFSGLSFVDGQGYRIGQIGSFVKIPVGYVDLFGIVSQVGASAVPENQVKAMPNGQRWMTVQLIGEGYRTGRFQRGISQYPTIDDEVHLVSEMDLQAIYGRSGAQNHFVRVGHVAGSESIDALVDINKLITRHSAIVGTTGSGKSTTVAGLLNILSDGARFPSARIVVLDLHGEYSRALGDRAAVYKVNPDPHRITESRLCIPFWALSFDEMLRVTFGPLPADGKARNMILEKVIEAKAQTLTANPVQGVTPDTVGADSPVPFSLNKLWHELYCTEFGTYYSNQGSHVDRANWAYELDAAGNPLLGDADAGIPPRFKKVKNAAKDTEKIQYIPDGLNLRSQLESLGSKLRVSRYDFLLRAGDWHPNQDGAVAQDLAALMLSWLGSDKPVTILDLSGVPSTMTNDIIGVVLRVLYDGLFWARNQSEGGRERPLLVVMEEAHTYLNDNFDSAASIVTQRIVKEGRKYGIGAMIVSQRPSEINPTILSQCGTFFAMRLSNASDRSHVTGALSDNLDGLTNMLPILRTGEAIVLGEAVGLPMRTMIQAPPKDRRPDSQDPIVCDELAPEESLTPGGWNIARPENPDYSPFVETWLSQNPVLAKRPKQGE; encoded by the coding sequence ATGACGCGTAGCGGACCTGGCGACGCCACGGTCATCGGGGCCGTTCAGGACGTGAGCGGCACGTCCGTTAGCGTCACTTTGCGTGCGGACCGGTTCTCAGGGCTGAGCTTCGTCGACGGCCAAGGTTATCGAATTGGCCAGATAGGCAGCTTCGTAAAGATTCCTGTCGGCTACGTCGACCTGTTCGGGATCGTTTCGCAAGTCGGTGCCAGCGCAGTCCCGGAAAATCAGGTCAAGGCAATGCCCAATGGACAGCGCTGGATGACGGTGCAGCTCATCGGCGAAGGATATCGTACAGGGCGTTTCCAGCGCGGCATTTCGCAGTACCCGACCATCGACGATGAGGTGCACTTGGTCTCTGAGATGGACCTGCAGGCCATCTATGGACGTTCAGGTGCTCAGAACCACTTCGTGCGCGTTGGCCACGTCGCTGGCAGCGAGTCGATCGATGCTTTGGTCGACATCAACAAGCTCATCACGCGGCATTCGGCTATCGTCGGAACCACTGGATCGGGCAAGTCGACCACCGTGGCAGGCTTGCTCAACATACTCTCAGATGGAGCTCGCTTTCCTTCCGCCCGCATCGTCGTGCTAGATTTGCATGGCGAGTATTCACGCGCCCTAGGGGATCGGGCGGCCGTGTACAAGGTCAACCCTGACCCTCACCGCATCACCGAGAGCAGACTTTGCATCCCATTCTGGGCGTTGAGCTTTGATGAGATGCTGCGCGTCACTTTCGGCCCCCTTCCGGCGGACGGGAAAGCGCGTAACATGATCCTCGAAAAAGTCATCGAGGCGAAGGCTCAGACGCTGACGGCCAATCCCGTACAGGGCGTCACGCCGGACACGGTTGGGGCGGACAGCCCGGTGCCGTTCTCACTGAACAAGCTCTGGCACGAGCTTTATTGCACAGAGTTCGGCACCTATTATTCGAACCAAGGGAGCCATGTGGATCGCGCGAACTGGGCATATGAGCTCGACGCAGCGGGCAACCCACTTTTAGGGGACGCTGACGCGGGCATTCCACCGAGGTTCAAGAAGGTGAAGAACGCCGCAAAAGATACGGAGAAGATCCAGTACATCCCTGACGGCCTGAACCTCAGGAGCCAACTTGAATCTCTCGGCTCCAAGCTCAGGGTCTCACGCTATGACTTCCTGCTGCGCGCAGGAGATTGGCACCCAAATCAGGACGGCGCAGTCGCACAGGATCTGGCGGCGTTGATGCTGAGCTGGCTTGGCAGCGATAAGCCAGTCACGATCCTCGACCTCTCGGGCGTACCGTCTACCATGACGAACGACATCATCGGCGTCGTGCTGCGCGTCCTGTACGATGGTCTCTTTTGGGCGCGCAACCAATCGGAGGGCGGTAGGGAGAGGCCCCTGCTGGTCGTGATGGAGGAGGCCCACACCTACCTCAACGACAACTTCGATAGTGCCGCCTCCATCGTGACCCAGCGGATCGTGAAGGAAGGCCGGAAATATGGCATTGGCGCGATGATCGTTAGCCAGCGCCCATCAGAGATCAACCCTACCATCCTGTCTCAATGTGGAACGTTCTTCGCAATGCGATTGAGCAATGCCTCCGACCGTTCTCATGTGACTGGCGCACTGTCTGATAATCTGGACGGATTGACCAACATGCTCCCAATTCTTCGGACGGGAGAAGCCATCGTGTTGGGGGAAGCTGTGGGGCTGCCCATGAGGACGATGATCCAGGCGCCGCCGAAGGACCGCAGGCCGGACAGTCAGGACCCTATCGTGTGCGACGAACTCGCGCCCGAGGAATCCCTCACACCTGGAGGCTGGAACATCGCTCGGCCGGAAAATCCAGATTACTCGCCCTTTGTGGAGACCTGGCTCTCCCAGAATCCCGTTCTTGCCAAAAGACCCAAACAAGGAGAATAG
- a CDS encoding SIR2 family NAD-dependent protein deacylase translates to MQTHDPARQISFIQQALSQNRKPVGFFIGAGCPLSVRVETQVDGKAVNNALIPDVSGLTTIIAEQMTKDPVLADSWLLLTNAVKDDGQDNENIELLLSRIRQLHGVAGRGKVRDLSADELITLDEKICSVISDQVNRELPTRNTAYHDLAVWTRSVNRAQPVHLFTTNYDLLLEQAMEESSAPYFDGFIGSRRAFFDLGAVEDEGLLPARWTRLWKVHGSLNWRLDKGSVVRTTDKLGGSYLIYPSHLKYDQSRKMPYLAMLDRLKSFLLKPSAVLFICGYSFADDHINDVIMRSLETNATAHVFAFMHGELGDDKYAKARECAFATPNLSMIGFDSAIVGRISGVWRPEPIEGMVLPQNVFVTDNTTASVKLGDFAVVGSLLRSLAGTQEQTDDA, encoded by the coding sequence ATGCAAACACATGATCCCGCAAGACAGATAAGCTTCATCCAACAAGCTTTATCGCAGAACCGCAAACCGGTCGGCTTCTTCATCGGTGCAGGGTGTCCGCTCTCAGTACGGGTTGAGACGCAAGTAGACGGAAAGGCGGTTAATAACGCACTGATCCCAGACGTCAGCGGGCTCACGACAATCATCGCAGAGCAAATGACCAAAGATCCCGTGCTCGCCGACTCGTGGCTCCTTCTGACTAACGCGGTAAAAGACGACGGTCAGGACAATGAGAACATCGAGCTGCTTTTGAGCAGAATACGCCAGTTGCACGGTGTCGCAGGTAGGGGAAAGGTCAGGGATTTGTCTGCCGATGAGCTGATCACACTGGACGAGAAAATATGCAGCGTGATTTCCGATCAGGTCAACCGCGAGCTCCCGACAAGGAACACGGCGTATCACGACCTTGCCGTCTGGACCCGATCAGTGAATCGCGCCCAACCCGTCCACCTGTTCACCACGAACTACGACCTGTTGCTTGAACAGGCGATGGAGGAGAGCTCTGCGCCGTACTTCGACGGCTTCATAGGGTCCCGGCGTGCCTTCTTCGATCTTGGCGCCGTAGAGGACGAGGGACTGCTCCCCGCCCGGTGGACACGCCTCTGGAAGGTCCATGGGTCATTGAACTGGCGGCTCGACAAAGGCTCTGTGGTCAGAACTACCGACAAACTCGGGGGCTCCTACCTGATCTATCCATCGCACCTCAAGTACGATCAGAGCCGCAAGATGCCCTACCTGGCGATGCTCGATCGCCTGAAGTCTTTCCTCCTCAAGCCTTCTGCGGTGCTCTTCATCTGCGGGTACTCATTCGCCGACGACCACATCAACGACGTCATCATGAGGAGCCTCGAGACGAATGCGACGGCCCATGTCTTCGCGTTCATGCACGGCGAACTCGGCGACGACAAATATGCGAAGGCCCGCGAATGCGCCTTTGCCACCCCGAACCTGAGCATGATCGGTTTCGACAGCGCGATCGTGGGTCGTATCTCCGGCGTCTGGCGACCTGAGCCAATTGAGGGCATGGTGCTGCCGCAGAACGTTTTCGTCACCGACAACACCACCGCGTCAGTCAAACTTGGCGATTTTGCCGTCGTTGGTAGTCTGTTGCGCAGCCTTGCGGGCACTCAGGAGCAGACCGATGACGCGTAG
- a CDS encoding IS91 family transposase gives MSRPLLELADIFRAHGPAWRQANAGHVSLTQLKVMSAIEACRTEALGGHVAGCANCGHHHIAYNSCKNRHCPKCQGPAARDWMAARAEDLLPVEYFHVVFTLPAEIAQIAFWNKKAIYGLLFKASAETVMTIAADPRRLGARVGMTSVLHSWGSALTHHPHIHMILPGGGLSPDGTRWVACRPGFFLHVRVLSRLFRRLFLEGLRDLHRAGQLAFFGDLAELASADTFRAWLAPFRKSEWVVYAKPPFGGPKAVLAYLSRYTHRVAISNTRLVSADADTVAFRWKDYRIKRGDRSRVMRLATSEFIRRFLIHVLPDGFHRIRHFGLLASSTRKANITKIRALLCVQQSEPPAVPEPELEIPPLTLRAPCPCCGGPMRIIEIFRRGQKPISRAPPREQAA, from the coding sequence GTGTCCCGGCCATTGCTGGAACTGGCTGACATCTTCCGTGCCCATGGCCCTGCGTGGCGGCAGGCCAATGCGGGGCATGTCAGCCTGACCCAGCTGAAGGTGATGTCAGCGATCGAGGCCTGCCGGACCGAGGCACTCGGTGGGCATGTGGCCGGTTGTGCCAACTGTGGCCACCACCACATCGCCTACAACTCCTGCAAGAACCGGCATTGCCCGAAGTGCCAGGGGCCAGCGGCACGGGACTGGATGGCCGCGCGCGCCGAGGATCTCCTGCCGGTGGAATACTTCCACGTCGTCTTCACCCTGCCGGCTGAGATCGCGCAGATCGCGTTCTGGAACAAGAAGGCCATCTACGGGCTGCTGTTCAAGGCATCTGCGGAAACGGTCATGACCATCGCTGCCGACCCCAGGCGTCTCGGCGCAAGGGTCGGCATGACCAGCGTGCTGCACAGCTGGGGATCGGCGCTGACCCATCATCCCCATATCCACATGATCCTCCCGGGCGGCGGCTTGTCGCCGGATGGCACCAGATGGGTCGCCTGCCGCCCCGGGTTCTTCCTGCATGTGCGGGTTCTGTCGCGGCTGTTCCGACGCCTGTTTCTGGAGGGGCTGAGGGATCTGCACCGGGCCGGTCAGTTGGCCTTCTTCGGCGATCTGGCTGAACTGGCCAGCGCGGACACCTTCAGAGCTTGGCTCGCCCCATTCCGCAAATCCGAATGGGTGGTCTATGCCAAACCGCCCTTCGGCGGACCCAAGGCCGTGCTGGCCTATCTGAGCCGATACACGCACAGGGTCGCGATCTCCAACACCCGCTTGGTCAGCGCGGATGCCGATACCGTGGCGTTCCGCTGGAAGGATTATAGGATCAAGCGCGGCGACCGCTCGAGGGTGATGCGGCTGGCCACGTCAGAGTTCATCCGCCGGTTCCTGATCCACGTCCTGCCCGATGGTTTCCATCGCATCCGGCATTTCGGCCTGCTCGCCAGTTCGACCCGCAAGGCCAACATCACCAAGATCCGTGCCTTGCTCTGCGTCCAGCAGTCTGAACCGCCTGCCGTTCCAGAGCCAGAGCTTGAGATCCCCCCGCTCACCCTGCGCGCACCATGCCCCTGTTGCGGCGGTCCCATGCGGATCATCGAGATCTTCAGGCGGGGACAGAAACCGATATCGCGTGCACCACCCAGGGAGCAGGCAGCATGA
- a CDS encoding tyrosine-type recombinase/integrase, whose product MTEERVSPLRQRMIEDMRIRGMGDKAQKSHIRAIRDFAGFLGRSPDTATPEDLRAYQLHMTNTGVTPSTFNVRIVALRFFFGMTCGREEMKRYMQFRTEPRKLPVVFSVEEVSDILMAAPGPGLKYRAALSISYGAGLRAAEVCNLKLGDIDSDRMLIHVEQGKGQKDRKVMLSPGLLNLLRDWWREARPEGWLFPGKPKINPISPRQLNRAFTSAKHMAGVKKPATLHTLRHSFATHLLEANTDVRVIQVLLGHAKLTTTARYTHVATKTIRDTVSPYEMLAKLQDQTVKRSLE is encoded by the coding sequence ATGACAGAGGAGAGAGTATCCCCGTTGCGGCAGCGGATGATCGAAGACATGCGCATCCGTGGGATGGGCGACAAGGCACAGAAGTCGCACATCCGGGCAATCAGGGATTTCGCGGGTTTTCTCGGGCGGTCACCCGATACGGCGACGCCGGAGGATCTGCGCGCCTATCAGCTCCACATGACCAACACCGGGGTCACGCCATCGACGTTCAACGTGCGGATCGTGGCGCTTCGGTTCTTTTTCGGCATGACCTGCGGGCGGGAGGAGATGAAGCGCTACATGCAATTCCGCACCGAACCGCGGAAGTTGCCCGTGGTGTTCAGCGTCGAGGAAGTGTCCGACATCCTGATGGCGGCGCCGGGGCCAGGCCTGAAGTATCGCGCCGCGCTCAGCATTTCCTATGGCGCAGGGCTCCGAGCCGCCGAGGTCTGCAACCTCAAGCTCGGCGACATCGACAGTGATCGAATGCTGATCCATGTCGAGCAGGGCAAGGGCCAGAAGGACCGCAAGGTGATGCTGTCGCCAGGCCTGCTGAACCTTCTGCGCGACTGGTGGCGCGAGGCCCGGCCGGAGGGTTGGCTGTTCCCCGGCAAGCCCAAGATCAACCCGATCTCGCCGCGCCAACTGAACCGCGCCTTCACCTCGGCCAAGCATATGGCCGGGGTCAAGAAGCCCGCCACCTTGCACACGTTGCGCCACAGCTTCGCGACGCATCTGCTCGAAGCCAACACCGATGTGCGCGTGATCCAAGTGCTGCTCGGGCATGCCAAGCTGACGACCACCGCCCGATACACTCATGTGGCGACCAAGACGATCCGTGACACCGTCAGTCCCTACGAGATGCTGGCCAAGTTGCAGGACCAGACCGTGAAGCGAAGCCTGGAGTGA
- a CDS encoding uracil-DNA glycosylase: MDDNCTSIDAPRSLKNPTAIAARRAMLDRPQIAPLRDYAAWLRAEHLGTVPEFDPMDGGTNARLLFLMEKPGPMTDDRARTGKTGSGFISRDNDDPTAEAIFNFMRQAGIAREETVLWNVIPWWNGSRKITPPEMNAGLRQLDALMNLLPKLTTVIAVGRRAARAKALVEKHRLAFYCSAHPSPINRAARPKFWSAIPDIWAEAAARR; encoded by the coding sequence ATGGATGACAATTGCACGTCAATCGATGCGCCGCGCAGCCTCAAGAACCCGACCGCCATCGCCGCCCGCCGCGCGATGCTGGACCGTCCACAGATCGCTCCGCTGAGGGACTATGCAGCATGGCTCCGCGCTGAACATCTTGGAACCGTCCCCGAGTTCGACCCCATGGACGGCGGCACCAACGCGAGGTTGCTCTTCCTGATGGAAAAGCCCGGCCCGATGACCGATGACCGGGCGAGGACCGGAAAGACCGGCTCGGGCTTCATCTCCCGTGACAATGATGATCCTACCGCCGAGGCCATCTTCAACTTCATGCGCCAAGCCGGTATCGCGCGTGAGGAAACGGTTCTGTGGAACGTCATCCCTTGGTGGAACGGGTCGCGCAAGATCACGCCGCCGGAGATGAACGCAGGTCTTCGACAGTTGGACGCGCTCATGAATCTGTTGCCCAAACTGACAACCGTCATTGCAGTTGGCCGTCGGGCTGCACGGGCCAAAGCTCTCGTCGAAAAGCACCGCCTTGCATTCTACTGCTCTGCACACCCCTCCCCGATCAACCGTGCCGCGCGCCCAAAGTTTTGGAGCGCCATCCCAGACATTTGGGCAGAGGCGGCGGCTCGGCGATGA
- a CDS encoding ADP-ribosylglycohydrolase family protein has product MTMTTYTIPRHEQILDCLLAGAMGDSLGADIEFANLAQIRARLPEGFSDLPIHQGVPGAITDDTQMTLFTAEGLVRAAVRGTLKGICHPPGVIHHALLRWLVTQAEMPLTEVDDIGLVADRRLNARRAPGLTCLDALRQARTFGALAVNGSKGCGTIMRVAPIAFVAEDRVRGLAMECSALTHGHPTGQEAAAAWALILRSLADGDELEQAAASHAHSFGAETRDAILRGLQTPADSRPETTEQLGGGWIAEEALSIAIHACRCARDLEHGLAVAVTHSGDSDSTGAIAGNALGLMFPGQARSHRWAAQVECQDLIERLAADLALAISGQMDDLVTRYPGA; this is encoded by the coding sequence ATGACCATGACGACGTATACAATCCCACGCCACGAACAGATCCTCGACTGCCTGCTGGCAGGGGCCATGGGCGACTCGCTTGGGGCGGATATCGAGTTCGCCAATCTGGCCCAGATCCGCGCCCGCTTGCCAGAGGGATTTTCGGATCTACCAATCCATCAAGGGGTCCCGGGCGCCATCACCGACGACACGCAAATGACCCTGTTCACCGCCGAGGGGCTGGTGCGCGCCGCGGTGCGAGGGACGCTGAAGGGGATCTGCCATCCGCCCGGCGTCATCCATCACGCGCTGCTGCGCTGGCTGGTCACGCAAGCAGAGATGCCGCTGACCGAGGTGGATGACATCGGTCTCGTCGCCGACCGGCGCCTGAATGCCCGCCGCGCACCGGGGCTCACTTGTCTCGACGCGCTGCGACAGGCGCGCACCTTCGGCGCGCTGGCCGTGAACGGATCAAAGGGCTGCGGTACGATCATGCGTGTGGCACCCATCGCCTTCGTCGCTGAGGATCGTGTGCGGGGTCTGGCGATGGAGTGCTCCGCCCTGACCCACGGCCATCCGACCGGGCAGGAGGCTGCCGCAGCCTGGGCGCTGATCCTTCGATCCTTGGCGGACGGCGATGAACTGGAGCAGGCTGCGGCAAGCCATGCCCACAGCTTCGGGGCCGAGACGCGTGACGCCATTCTGCGCGGGCTGCAGACGCCCGCCGATAGCCGCCCCGAGACGACCGAACAGCTCGGTGGCGGCTGGATCGCCGAGGAGGCATTGTCCATCGCCATTCATGCCTGCCGGTGCGCCAGGGATCTGGAACACGGGCTGGCCGTCGCCGTCACCCATTCCGGCGACAGCGACAGCACCGGTGCGATCGCGGGCAACGCGCTCGGCCTGATGTTCCCGGGGCAGGCCCGGTCACACAGATGGGCCGCACAGGTGGAGTGCCAAGACCTGATCGAGCGCTTGGCGGCGGATCTGGCCTTGGCTATCTCCGGCCAGATGGATGATCTGGTGACACGTTACCCTGGAGCCTGA
- a CDS encoding helix-turn-helix transcriptional regulator, which translates to MNSRIRQDAIVRMLRRNGTSTIKALAEEVGTSRRTVLRDISALRDAGYVIHSDVGRGGGLQLDPQSMQTTAKLAVPEVFALLISVAAMRAAGNLPFSELADAGLAKIEKSLPGDKVKDLRAFLDCLHIGKLSPLQNLSDMGKMDRDLLPAFERAFLQCEFIRFDYRDAKGQLTQREVEPQAMLILPPLWYLVGWDPEREDFRHFRMDQIGKPEAVAGTRFRRRHVPFEDDVCPYSELQKRS; encoded by the coding sequence ATGAACAGTCGCATCAGACAAGACGCCATCGTGCGCATGCTGCGCCGCAACGGGACATCCACGATCAAGGCGCTGGCCGAAGAGGTCGGCACCTCGCGCCGAACCGTGTTGCGTGACATCAGCGCGTTGCGTGATGCGGGCTATGTGATCCATTCCGATGTCGGACGCGGCGGCGGGCTTCAGCTCGATCCGCAATCGATGCAGACGACGGCCAAGCTCGCTGTGCCCGAGGTCTTCGCCCTTCTGATCAGCGTCGCCGCCATGCGCGCGGCTGGAAACCTTCCGTTCTCGGAACTTGCGGATGCTGGACTGGCCAAGATCGAAAAGTCGCTACCCGGCGACAAGGTGAAAGATCTGCGCGCTTTTCTGGACTGTCTGCACATCGGTAAGCTTTCACCGCTCCAGAACCTGTCGGACATGGGCAAGATGGACCGAGACCTGCTACCGGCGTTCGAGAGAGCATTTCTTCAATGCGAATTCATCCGCTTTGACTATCGCGATGCGAAGGGTCAGCTCACACAGCGCGAAGTCGAACCGCAGGCCATGCTCATCCTGCCGCCGCTTTGGTATCTTGTGGGATGGGACCCCGAGCGCGAGGACTTCCGTCATTTCAGGATGGACCAGATCGGCAAGCCAGAGGCTGTAGCGGGAACAAGGTTTCGTCGCCGCCACGTTCCGTTTGAAGATGATGTCTGCCCATACAGCGAATTGCAGAAGCGCTCTTGA
- a CDS encoding RidA family protein codes for MERKAVNPWDWSIKLGYNQAEVITGATRQLICSGQTSVDGEGNPLHPGDMRGQIGAALDNLEAVLKHAGMDLSNVVKLGVFATDVDEALKNFDLMGIRFGPHQVAPPMTLLGVTRLAIPGLLFEIEATALA; via the coding sequence ATGGAACGGAAAGCTGTGAACCCTTGGGATTGGTCGATCAAACTGGGCTACAATCAGGCCGAAGTGATCACGGGTGCCACCCGTCAGTTGATCTGCTCGGGCCAGACCAGCGTCGACGGCGAAGGCAACCCGCTGCACCCCGGTGATATGCGCGGTCAGATCGGCGCGGCGCTCGACAACCTCGAGGCCGTCCTGAAGCACGCAGGCATGGACCTGAGCAATGTCGTGAAGCTCGGTGTTTTCGCAACCGATGTCGATGAAGCGCTGAAGAACTTCGACTTGATGGGCATACGATTTGGCCCGCATCAAGTGGCCCCGCCGATGACGCTATTGGGCGTGACACGCCTCGCGATTCCCGGACTTCTCTTCGAGATCGAAGCAACGGCTTTGGCCTGA
- a CDS encoding multicopper oxidase domain-containing protein — MSQNGRPVDSAQIGWKDVVRVQGPTEILLRFDKLASEETPFMYHCHILEHEDAGMMGQFTVT, encoded by the coding sequence GTGAGTCAGAACGGACGGCCGGTCGACTCGGCGCAGATCGGTTGGAAAGATGTCGTCCGTGTGCAGGGTCCGACCGAAATCCTGCTGAGGTTCGACAAGCTGGCTTCGGAAGAGACACCATTCATGTATCACTGCCACATCCTCGAACACGAGGATGCGGGCATGATGGGGCAGTTTACGGTCACATAA
- a CDS encoding ArsR/SmtB family transcription factor: MAQFVDDRKSATIERRAKLFRGFADPSRLAILGALCNEPLAVHELVERTKLSQPNVSNHLRCLLECGLVASDRHGRFIRYRISSPRITVLLNDVDALLDVVAEGVEACDNYREA; this comes from the coding sequence ATGGCGCAATTCGTCGATGACCGCAAGAGCGCAACCATCGAGCGACGGGCGAAGCTGTTTCGCGGCTTCGCGGACCCGAGCCGCCTGGCCATCCTCGGTGCACTTTGTAACGAGCCATTGGCCGTTCACGAGCTCGTCGAGCGGACGAAACTATCGCAACCCAACGTCTCCAACCATCTGAGGTGCCTGCTGGAGTGCGGGCTTGTCGCCAGCGATCGCCATGGGCGTTTCATCCGCTACCGTATCAGCAGCCCGCGCATCACGGTCCTTCTGAACGATGTGGACGCACTTCTCGACGTGGTCGCAGAGGGTGTTGAGGCGTGTGACAATTATCGTGAGGCGTGA
- a CDS encoding cation transporter: protein MANTESAGLTADAPPVRYRVSGMDCAKDAAQIERAAQSAGVAPGDVKVSAATHIMTLNAPEARLPDIEKAVAVTGYGFDRIDGDEDIPPNPAHQDPAYRRALWIVVILNVGYGVLEMIGGFISGSQAVKADALDFIGDGAITFLGLLAIGWSLAWRARSALIQGIFLGLLGLGVLGTTIVRVFEQTTPDAGLMGLLGMIALVVNAISVLPLLRFRKGDANMRAVWLFSRNDAIGNAAVVVAAGLVAWLGSAWPDLIVAFGIAGLFLHSSWAIIRDARADLKAPA from the coding sequence ATGGCCAACACCGAAAGTGCCGGATTGACGGCAGATGCCCCGCCCGTCCGTTACCGGGTTTCCGGTATGGACTGCGCCAAGGATGCCGCACAGATCGAGCGGGCGGCACAGTCGGCCGGAGTCGCGCCCGGCGATGTGAAGGTGTCGGCCGCAACTCACATCATGACACTGAATGCCCCCGAAGCGCGCCTGCCGGACATCGAAAAGGCAGTCGCGGTGACAGGCTATGGCTTCGACCGGATCGATGGCGATGAAGACATTCCGCCGAATCCTGCCCATCAGGACCCGGCCTACCGCCGCGCCCTCTGGATCGTCGTGATCCTGAACGTGGGATACGGGGTCCTCGAAATGATCGGCGGTTTCATTTCCGGATCGCAGGCCGTGAAGGCCGATGCGCTCGATTTCATCGGCGATGGCGCGATCACCTTCCTCGGCCTGCTGGCCATCGGCTGGAGCCTCGCTTGGCGGGCACGGTCGGCTCTGATCCAAGGCATCTTCCTCGGGCTCCTCGGTCTTGGCGTCCTCGGCACGACCATCGTCCGGGTCTTCGAACAGACGACGCCGGATGCAGGTCTCATGGGCCTGCTTGGCATGATCGCCCTTGTCGTCAACGCCATCTCCGTTCTGCCACTGCTGCGGTTCCGCAAGGGCGACGCGAACATGCGGGCCGTCTGGCTCTTCTCGCGCAACGACGCCATCGGTAATGCGGCGGTCGTCGTTGCCGCCGGTCTTGTGGCGTGGCTGGGCAGCGCATGGCCAGACCTCATCGTCGCTTTCGGTATCGCCGGGCTGTTCCTGCACTCGTCATGGGCGATCATCCGCGACGCGCGGGCCGATCTGAAGGCGCCGGCATGA